A region from the Corylus avellana chromosome ca7, CavTom2PMs-1.0 genome encodes:
- the LOC132187093 gene encoding probable pectate lyase 12: MLIPTTCILLLCFLLSSRPFFTKATFNLTLPHQHPDPEAVVLDVQRRVNVSLSRRQMLSLQAKDQASPCLTGNPIDDCWACDPDWQSNRQKLADCGIGFGHNALGGKGGQIYVVTDSSDNDPANPVPGTLRHAVIQEEPLWIVFSAAMTIKLKHELIFNSYKTVDGRGANVHIVGNGCITLQYVSNVIIHNIHVHHCKPSGNTDIRVSPTHVGWRGRSDGDGISIFGAHQIWIDHCSLSYCTDGLIDAIMGSTGITISNNYFSHHDEVMLLGHDDRYVLDSGMQVTIAFNHFGDALVQRMPRCRRGYIHVVNNDFTQWEMYAIGGSANPTINSQGNRYTAPTDQNAKEVTKRVDTDEGQWTNWNWRTDGDIMVNGAFFVPSGAGLSAQYAKASSVEPKAAGLIEQLTMHAGVLGGPRESGETVSSYPGPGSIGGGTSTGTTYTGSPGTTGGDADFFGMIFRGAAAPLTPSSTSTFLSLLIIVLILYSTTNHHVLLSSTLLLLLPF, from the exons ATGCTGATTCCTACCACCTGCATTCTCTTATTGTGTTTCCTCTTGAGCTCTCGCCCCTTCTTCACCAAAGCCACCTTCAATCTCACGCTCCCTCACCAACACCCCGACCCTGAAGCTGTTGTTCTTGATGTACAAAG GCGCGTCAATGTCTCTCTCTCCCGAAGACAAATGCTCTCTCTCCAAGCAAAGGACCAAGCTTCCCCATGCCTCACCGGCAACCCCATCGACGACTGCTGGGCATGCGACCCGGACTGGCAGAGCAACCGCCAAAAGCTCGCCGACTGCGGCATCGGGTTCGGGCACAACGCCCTCGGCGGCAAAGGCGGTCAGATCTACGTCGTCACCGACTCCTCCGACAATGACCCCGCCAACCCTGTCCCCGGTACCCTCCGCCACGCCGTCATTCAAGAAGAACCCCTCTG GATAGTATTCTCTGCGGCCATGACCATAAAGCTGAAGCATGAGCTGATCTTCAACAGCTACAAGACCGTCGACGGACGCGGCGCTAACGTTCACATCGTGGGCAACGGCTGCATCACACTGCAGTACGTATCCAACGTCATCATCCACAACATCCACGTGCACCACTGCAAACCGTCGGGCAACACAGACATCCGGGTCTCCCCGACGCACGTCGGGTGGAGGGGCAGATCCGACGGCGACGGCATCTCCATCTTCGGCGCCCATCAGATCTGGATCGACCATTGCTCCTTATCTTACTGCACGGACGGCCTGATCGACGCGATAATGGGGTCCACCGGGATAACCATCTCCAATAATTATTTCTCGCATCACGACGAGGTGATGCTGCTGGGCCATGATGATCGATACGTGTTGGACTCGGGGATGCAGGTCACTATAGCGTTTAATCACTTCGGTGACGCACTGGTGCAGCGTATGCCTCGGTGCAGACGCGGCTACATACACGTGGTGAACAACGATTTCACGCAGTGGGAGATGTACGCCATAGGCGGTAGCGCTAATCCTACCATCAATAGTCAGGGGAATCGGTATACTGCACCAACGGACCAGAATGCTAAAGAG GTGACGAAGCGCGTGGACACGGACGAGGGGCAGTGGACGAACTGGAACTGGAGGACGGACGGGGACATAATGGTAAATGGGGCGTTCTTCGTGCCCTCAGGAGCTGGCCTGAGCGCCCAATACGCCAAGGCCTCGAGCGTGGAGCCCAAAGCCGCTGGCCTCATCGAACAGCTCACCATGCACGCCGGTGTCCTCGGTGGGCCCAG GGAGAGCGGTGAGACCGTCTCGTCGTACCCAGGGCCAGGATCCATCGGTGGTGGAACCAGCACGGGCACCACCTACACCGGCAGTCCAGGGACCACCGGCGGTGATGCCGACTTTTTTGGAATGATATTCAGAGGCGCCGCGGCGCCACTCACCCCATCTTCTACATCAACATTCTTGTCccttttaattattgttttaattttgtactCTACCACCAACCATCATGTCCTATTATCatcaacattattattattgttacccttttag
- the LOC132188032 gene encoding SHUGOSHIN 1: protein MDGAFVLGSENCVAGDDKTKGVVKGSKIGSAQRRRLADISNLQQRPKMVNQEAKQLPISLSTKEYVEKLQKENMTLMKILAERNKIIELSGIELQKLRINLQKMQQQNSQLAQANSQMLAELNLGKDRLKALHHELGCKNGLLNTRKLDLEVKAKRLRCKNTGNEVGTSKCSEAGESSQADKVDYKPCHTNKRRQSKNQSLGPTTAEPVHAKENVENKRRCLRRQSARFKPEESEPTEDLLEIDKASGSTIVKLVHTKEHVDKKRFMRQKEKAETSGMAMRLCLTKKRLRCGIVGFVGWLGLIRPTGSTVFAALLLEMARTRLGKPLGFSIPSISFTLLPFIFYFPLFPSSDSILISLAERERERIRVSSLDSTMDGAFVLGSENCVAGDDKTKGVVKGSKIGSAQRRRLADISNLQQRPKMVNQEAKQLPISLSTKEYVEKLQKENMTLMKILAERNKIIELSGIELQKLRINLQKMQQQNSQLAQANSQMLAELNLGKDRLKALHHELGCKNGLLNTRKLDLEVKAKRLRCKNTGNEVGTSKCSEAGESSQADKVDYKPCHTNKRRQSKNQSLGPTTAEPVHAKENVENKRRCLRRQSARFKPEESEPTEDLLEIDKASGSTIVKLVHTKEHVDKKRRCSRRQSARFKSKEPEPIEDLFECNEAEESTQVDKGDYKPCNTNRRRQSENQSLGPTTAEPVHAKENVENKRRCLRRQSARFKPEESEPTEDLLEIDKASGSTIVKLVHTKEHVDKKRQHSRRQSARFKSEEPGPIEDLFEIDKAFGPTTLKPVHAIESIGNKRQSARLKSEEPEQCEDFFVVHDAKFPISPQIDDLVHETGQMAPALSIKREDEGNTALSVEAQEIRRSSVGRPLRRAAEKIQSYKEIPINFKMRRVDCSLK, encoded by the exons ATGGACGGTGCTTTCGTCCTCGGTTCAGAAAATTGCGTTGCTGGAG ATGATAAGACAAAAGGAGTGGTAAAGGGATCCAAAATTGGAAGTGCACAGCGAAGGAGGCTCGCTGACATAAGCAACTTGCAGCAGAGGCCTAAAATGGTAAACCAAGAAGCAAAGCAGCTGCCCATTTCGCTTTCAACTAAGGAGTATGTTGAAAAGCTACAGAAG GAAAACATGACATTGATGAAGATTCTTGCAGAAAGAAA TAAAATTATTGAATTGAGCGGAATTGAATTACAGAAGCTGAGAATCAATTTGCAGAAAATGCAGCAACAGAATTCGCAACTTGCCCAAGCAAACAGCCAGATGTTGGCG GAACTTAATTTAGGTAAAGATAGG CTAAAAGCACTTCACCATGAGCTTGGATGCAAAAATGGCTTACTTAACACAAGAAAACTGGACTTGGAG GTCAAAGCAAAAAGGTTAAGATGTAAAAATACAGGAAATGAG GTAGGTACATCCAAGTGCAGTGAGGCAGGGGAATCCTCTCAAGCAGATAAGGTGGACTATAAACCTTGTCATACCAACAAGAGACGGcaatcaaaaaatcaat CTTTGGGCCCCACCACTGCTGAGCCAGTTCATGCCAAAGAGAATGTTGAAAATAAGAG ACGTTGTTTGAGAAGACAATCTGCAAGATTTAAACCTGAAGAATCAGAACCAACTGAAGACTTGTTAGAGATAGATAAAGCTTCAGGCTCTACCATTGTTAAATTAGTCCATACTAAAGAACATGTTGACAAGAAGAGGTTT ATGCGGCAGAAAGAGAAGGCAGAGACGAGTGGGATGGCGATGAGGCTGTGTTTGACGAAGAAGCGGCTGCGGTGTGGGATTGTTGGGTTTGTGGGTTGGTTGGGCTTGATTCGGCCAACTGGGTCTACTGTTTTTGCTGCGTTGTTGTTGGAGATG GCTCGGACACGCCTCGGAAAGCCGTTGGGGTTCTCCATACCTTCAATCTCATTTACCCTTTTACCCTTCATTTTCTATTTCCCTCTTTTTCCCTCCTCAGATTCAATTTTGATTTCCctcgcagagagagagagagagagaattaggGTTTCTAGCTTGGACTCCACCATGGACGGTGCTTTCGTCCTCGGTTCAGAAAATTGCGTTGCTGGAG ATGATAAGACAAAAGGAGTGGTAAAGGGATCCAAAATTGGAAGTGCACAGCGAAGGAGGCTCGCTGACATAAGCAACTTGCAGCAGAGGCCTAAAATGGTAAACCAAGAAGCAAAGCAGCTGCCCATTTCGCTTTCAACTAAGGAGTATGTTGAAAAGCTACAGAAG GAAAACATGACATTGATGAAGATTCTTGCAGAAAGAAA TAAAATTATTGAATTGAGCGGAATTGAATTACAGAAGCTGAGAATCAATTTGCAGAAAATGCAGCAACAGAATTCGCAACTTGCCCAAGCAAACAGCCAGATGTTGGCG GAACTTAATTTAGGTAAAGATAGG CTAAAAGCACTTCACCATGAGCTTGGATGCAAAAATGGCTTACTTAACACAAGAAAACTGGACTTGGAG GTCAAAGCAAAAAGGTTAAGATGTAAAAATACAGGAAATGAG GTAGGTACATCCAAGTGCAGTGAGGCAGGGGAATCCTCTCAAGCAGATAAGGTGGACTATAAACCTTGTCATACCAACAAGAGACGGcaatcaaaaaatcaat CTTTGGGCCCCACCACTGCTGAGCCAGTTCATGCCAAAGAGAATGTTGAAAATAAGAG ACGTTGTTTGAGAAGACAATCTGCAAGATTTAAACCTGAAGAATCAGAACCAACTGAAGACTTGTTAGAGATAGATAAAGCTTCAGGCTCTACCATTGTTAAATTAGTCCATACTAAAGAACATGTTGACAAGAAGAG ACGTTGTTCAAGAAGGCAATCTGCAAGATTTAAATCCAAAGAACCAGAACCAATTGAAGATTTGTTTGAGTGCAATGAGGCAGAGGAATCCACTCAAGTGGATAAGGGGGACTATAAACCTTGTAATACCAATAGGAGACGGCAATCCGAAAATCAAT CTTTGGGCCCCACCACTGCTGAACCAGTTCATGCCAAAGAGAATGTTGAAAATAAGAG ACGTTGTTTGAGAAGACAATCTGCAAGATTTAAACCTGAAGAATCAGAACCAACTGAAGACTTGTTAGAGATAGATAAAGCTTCAGGCTCTACCATTGTTAAATTAGTCCATACTAAAGAACATGTTGACAAGAAGAG ACAACATTCAAGAAGGCAATCTGCAAGGTTTAAATCCGAAGAACCAGGACCAATTGAAGATTTGTTTGAGATAGATAAGGCTTTCGGCCCTACCACTCTTAAACCAGTCCATGCTATAGAGAGTATTGGCAATAAGAG GCAATCTGCAAGGTTAAAATCTGAAGAGCCAGAGCAATGTGAAGACTTCTTTGTGGTACATGATGCCAAATTTCCCATCTCTCCTCAAATTGATGATTTGGTGCATGAAACTGGTCAAATGGCGCCAGCATTGTcaataaaaagagaagatgagGGAAATACTGCTCTTAGTGTAGAAGCTCAAGAAATTCGAAGATCATCTGTTGGAAGGCCTTTACGTCGAGCAGCTGAGAAGATTCAGTCCTACAAGGAAATTCCAATCAATTTCAAGATGCGTCGAGTGGA CTGTTCCTTAAAGTAG